The Verrucomicrobium spinosum DSM 4136 = JCM 18804 genome includes a region encoding these proteins:
- the accD gene encoding acetyl-CoA carboxylase, carboxyltransferase subunit beta: protein MGLFSKRSVSDLGEKKKDMPEGLWVKCPSCGESLYESALAKNLRVCTHCGHHFTMSSGERIAALVDDGTFEEIDANLDSVNALGFKDYLAKVKAYQVKTGLKEAVVTGRAKIEGTPVVLAIMDFRFLGASMGSVVGEKITRAIETATREKCSVIIFSASGGARMHEGILSLMQMAKTCGALARHGEAKLPYISVLTHPTTGGVTASFATVGDLILAEPKCMIGFAGPRVVKETTHSDLPPGFQTAEFMMEHGLVDMIVQRPVMRETLAKLLKYVQQEKKAA, encoded by the coding sequence ATGGGACTTTTCAGCAAACGCTCAGTCAGTGACCTCGGTGAGAAGAAGAAGGACATGCCTGAGGGATTGTGGGTGAAGTGCCCTTCCTGCGGAGAGAGCCTCTACGAATCCGCCCTGGCCAAGAATCTCCGGGTCTGCACGCATTGCGGCCATCATTTCACGATGAGCTCAGGGGAGCGCATCGCTGCACTCGTCGATGACGGCACGTTCGAAGAAATCGACGCCAACCTCGACTCCGTCAACGCCCTTGGTTTCAAGGACTACCTCGCCAAAGTGAAGGCCTACCAGGTCAAGACCGGTCTCAAGGAGGCCGTCGTCACCGGCCGGGCCAAGATCGAAGGCACCCCCGTGGTGCTGGCCATCATGGACTTCCGCTTCCTCGGTGCCAGCATGGGCAGCGTGGTGGGGGAAAAGATCACCCGTGCCATCGAGACTGCCACCCGCGAGAAGTGCTCCGTCATCATCTTCAGCGCCTCCGGCGGTGCCCGTATGCATGAGGGCATTCTCAGCCTCATGCAGATGGCCAAGACCTGCGGTGCCCTGGCCCGCCATGGCGAGGCCAAACTGCCCTACATCTCCGTACTCACCCACCCCACCACCGGGGGCGTGACCGCCAGCTTCGCCACCGTGGGCGACCTTATCCTGGCCGAACCCAAGTGCATGATCGGCTTCGCCGGTCCGCGCGTGGTCAAGGAAACCACCCACAGCGACCTCCCGCCCGGCTTCCAGACCGCCGAGTTCATGATGGAACACGGCCTCGTGGACATGATCGTTCAGCGCCCCGTCATGCGCGAGACCCTCGCCAAGCTGCTCAAGTACGTGCAGCAGGAGAAGAAGGCGGCGTAG
- a CDS encoding PDZ domain-containing protein gives MNLFRATLTFTSLSLTLLTSGVCLAQAGPGDMPKAGGAGGGAPAAAEEAPVAPAGGPAPIIEAAGKNTALVKVNVTFQPWNYRIPWQKSSPGARRGLGVLLDGNRILVTGQIVADATYIELEQADTGRKIPAKVKAVDYEANLALLEPATAVKDFFEDLTPLKVDTDSRVGDKLQTWQLGRVGDLIVTPLEINKVLTSLYNVEGSMFLVYETIGIIRSEANSFTLPVIRDGKLAGLLLRYDSKNQTATILPGPIIQHFLKDNADGQYEGFPSLGVEFQITLDDQFREYLGLKKDQQGVYVSGVSKGGSAEKIGLKEEDIILEMNGFKVDSRGDYKDPKYGTLNMSHIVRGSSYVDDELKVKVLREGKEQTLTGKLTRKSPKDFLVAPYLFDRGTNFLVMGGLIFQELSIPFLQSFGNDWETSAPLRLVHVAKHTDDYEKEGKRKIVILAAALPTRSTQGYERVGGAIVSEVNGQPINDLADLDKVFKESKESIHTIKLDDFPKLLYLDAVTAELDNQKLLNGAYRLGLLKRIE, from the coding sequence ATGAATCTTTTTCGCGCTACACTCACCTTTACCTCGCTGTCGCTCACGCTGCTGACCAGCGGCGTCTGCCTGGCCCAGGCCGGCCCGGGGGACATGCCCAAGGCCGGCGGTGCTGGCGGCGGTGCTCCCGCTGCGGCAGAGGAGGCTCCGGTCGCCCCTGCTGGTGGGCCCGCTCCCATCATCGAGGCTGCCGGCAAGAACACCGCCCTCGTGAAGGTGAACGTCACCTTCCAGCCCTGGAACTACCGCATCCCGTGGCAAAAGTCCTCGCCTGGTGCCCGTCGTGGCCTGGGCGTGCTGCTGGACGGCAATCGCATCCTCGTCACCGGCCAGATCGTGGCCGATGCCACCTACATCGAGCTGGAACAGGCCGACACCGGCCGGAAGATTCCCGCCAAGGTGAAGGCTGTGGACTACGAGGCCAACCTTGCACTCCTCGAACCCGCCACCGCCGTGAAGGACTTCTTTGAAGACCTCACTCCGCTGAAGGTGGACACGGATTCCCGGGTGGGCGACAAGCTTCAGACTTGGCAACTCGGCCGGGTGGGGGACCTCATCGTCACCCCGCTGGAGATCAACAAGGTGCTCACCTCCCTCTACAATGTGGAGGGCAGCATGTTCCTTGTGTACGAGACCATCGGCATCATCCGCAGTGAGGCCAACAGCTTCACCCTTCCGGTCATCCGGGACGGCAAGCTCGCCGGCCTGTTGCTGCGTTATGATTCCAAGAACCAGACGGCCACGATCCTGCCCGGACCCATCATCCAGCATTTCCTGAAGGACAACGCGGATGGCCAGTACGAAGGGTTTCCCAGCTTGGGAGTGGAGTTCCAGATCACGTTGGACGACCAGTTCCGCGAGTACCTGGGGCTCAAGAAAGACCAGCAGGGCGTGTATGTCAGCGGTGTGAGCAAGGGCGGCTCTGCGGAGAAGATCGGCCTCAAAGAAGAGGACATCATCCTGGAGATGAACGGCTTCAAGGTGGACTCCCGTGGCGACTACAAGGATCCCAAGTACGGCACCCTGAACATGAGTCACATCGTGCGCGGCAGCAGCTATGTGGACGATGAGCTGAAGGTGAAAGTGCTCCGCGAAGGCAAGGAGCAGACTCTGACGGGCAAGCTCACCCGGAAAAGCCCCAAGGACTTCCTCGTGGCTCCGTATCTGTTCGACCGCGGCACGAACTTCCTCGTCATGGGCGGGCTCATCTTTCAGGAGCTCTCCATCCCGTTCCTCCAGAGCTTCGGCAACGACTGGGAAACCAGCGCCCCGCTCCGTCTGGTGCACGTGGCCAAGCACACGGATGACTACGAGAAGGAAGGCAAGCGCAAGATCGTGATCCTCGCCGCCGCCCTCCCCACCCGCAGCACCCAGGGCTACGAGCGCGTGGGCGGTGCGATTGTGAGTGAGGTGAACGGCCAGCCCATCAATGACCTGGCGGACCTCGACAAGGTCTTCAAGGAGTCGAAGGAAAGCATCCACACCATCAAGTTGGATGACTTCCCCAAGCTGCTCTATCTCGATGCCGTGACTGCCGAGCTGGACAACCAGAAGCTGTTGAATGGTGCTTACCGTTTGGGGTTGCTCAAGCGGATTGAGTAG
- a CDS encoding DUF1553 domain-containing protein, with translation MTSLLQRPSVLVLSFLSGVGLSAAATPTPVDFIRDIRPILEKHCYDCHGPEKQKSGYRLDLKQIALHEGDNHAPNIVPGDSAGSPLFRFITGAEAKMSMPPVKSSVPKLTSTDLDTLKRWIDEGAKWPEGVDVAKTENRMDWWAFKPLQQPTAVDLSATSDTLDTFIDRALSAKGLSQAPLADRRTLIRRLSFDLTGLPPSPEEVTAFLQDPDPDARAYEHLVDRLLASPRYGERWARHWLDVAHYGETHGYDKDKPRNNAWPYRDYVIRSFNEDKPYARFAEEQIAGDVLFPGSRDGMEALGFIAAGPWDLIGHAEVPESKIDGKIARHLDRDDMVQNTLGTFMSLTVGCAQCHNHKFDPITQEDYYSLQAVFAALDRADKKYYADPVLTQKRAELEFQQRQLSDRQKKLEKSLQDKAGPELATLDARISEARKATKGNASPKFGYHSALAASRDEVKWVQVDLGRSTAVDRVVLAPCYDDFNGIGAGFGFPVRYRVEISDDPAFAAGQVTAAAHRDAEDQPRPGTALQTLKLESAKGRYVRFTATRLAERKQDYMLALAELQVLDEQGNNLATGGAITSRDVIEAPPRWARANLIDGVAPGFEPGNDPRLLADLEAQRKALLAKHAKPEELKELAVTREKVGGINRELAAMPAPQVVYAGTVHYGTGTFTGTGPSGGKPRPIALLKRGDVKTPDKLMAPGGIAAFDALAGKFACADADDEGARRVALAQWITSRDNALFWRSMVNRVWQYHFGRGLVDTPNDFGRMGGTPSHPELLDWLARTFRDDLKGSVKSLHKLIVMSRTYRQQSDATPDVAERATTVDADNRLLWRQNRRKLEAEAVRDAILSVSGRLDLTMGGPSFQDFVIEKPEHSPHYQYHLHDPNDPRSHRRSIYRFIVRSQQQPFMTVLDCADPSMRVDKRNESLSPLQALAMLNNGLTVAMAEHFAGRVTREAKDPDQQVSRAFVLALGREPTGEEVTALVSHATQHGLPNTCRLILNLNEFTFVD, from the coding sequence GTGACATCGCTTCTGCAACGGCCCTCCGTCCTCGTCCTAAGCTTCCTCAGCGGCGTGGGTCTCTCCGCCGCAGCGACTCCGACCCCGGTGGACTTCATCCGCGACATCCGGCCGATCCTGGAAAAGCACTGCTACGACTGTCACGGACCGGAGAAACAGAAGAGCGGTTATCGTCTGGACCTGAAGCAGATAGCGCTGCACGAAGGCGACAACCACGCACCGAACATCGTGCCGGGTGACAGCGCAGGGAGCCCGCTGTTTCGCTTTATCACGGGGGCGGAGGCCAAGATGTCGATGCCGCCGGTGAAGTCGTCGGTGCCGAAGTTAACCTCAACAGACCTCGACACGCTCAAACGCTGGATCGATGAAGGCGCGAAGTGGCCAGAGGGAGTGGATGTGGCCAAAACGGAAAACCGCATGGACTGGTGGGCCTTCAAGCCGTTGCAACAGCCCACGGCCGTGGATCTCTCCGCCACCAGCGATACGCTGGACACGTTCATCGATCGGGCTCTCTCCGCTAAAGGCCTCTCCCAGGCTCCCTTGGCAGACCGGCGCACCTTGATCCGGCGTCTGTCCTTCGATCTCACCGGGCTGCCGCCTTCACCTGAAGAGGTGACCGCCTTCCTCCAGGATCCGGACCCTGATGCCCGCGCCTACGAGCATCTGGTGGACCGTCTGCTGGCCTCGCCCCGCTACGGCGAACGCTGGGCGCGGCACTGGCTGGACGTGGCGCACTACGGGGAGACGCACGGGTACGACAAGGACAAGCCTCGCAACAACGCGTGGCCGTACCGCGACTACGTGATCCGCTCCTTCAACGAGGACAAGCCGTACGCACGGTTCGCGGAAGAACAGATCGCGGGTGACGTCCTGTTTCCTGGCTCTCGCGACGGCATGGAGGCGCTGGGGTTCATCGCGGCAGGGCCGTGGGATCTCATTGGCCACGCGGAGGTGCCGGAGTCAAAGATCGATGGCAAGATCGCCCGGCACCTGGACCGGGATGACATGGTGCAGAACACCCTGGGCACCTTCATGAGCCTGACGGTGGGTTGTGCGCAGTGCCACAACCACAAGTTCGATCCCATTACGCAGGAGGACTACTACTCTCTCCAGGCGGTGTTTGCCGCGCTGGACCGGGCAGACAAGAAATACTACGCGGATCCCGTGCTGACTCAGAAGCGAGCGGAACTGGAGTTCCAACAGCGGCAGCTGAGCGATCGGCAGAAAAAGCTGGAGAAGAGCCTCCAAGACAAGGCCGGGCCGGAGCTCGCCACACTGGATGCCCGGATCTCCGAGGCACGCAAGGCCACCAAGGGGAATGCGAGCCCGAAGTTTGGTTATCACAGCGCGCTGGCAGCATCCCGTGACGAGGTGAAATGGGTGCAGGTGGACCTGGGGCGCTCCACGGCGGTGGACCGCGTGGTGCTGGCACCTTGCTATGATGACTTCAACGGCATCGGCGCTGGGTTTGGATTCCCGGTGCGGTATCGCGTGGAGATCAGTGATGATCCTGCCTTTGCCGCAGGTCAGGTGACGGCGGCGGCGCATCGCGATGCGGAAGATCAGCCGCGTCCTGGAACGGCCTTGCAGACGCTCAAGCTGGAGAGTGCCAAAGGGCGCTACGTCCGCTTCACCGCCACAAGACTGGCGGAGCGGAAGCAGGACTACATGCTGGCGCTGGCGGAACTCCAGGTGCTGGATGAGCAAGGAAACAACCTCGCCACTGGGGGGGCGATCACCTCACGGGATGTCATTGAGGCACCGCCGCGCTGGGCCAGGGCGAATCTGATCGACGGCGTCGCCCCGGGGTTCGAGCCCGGCAACGATCCGCGGCTGCTGGCGGATCTGGAGGCGCAGCGCAAAGCCCTTCTGGCCAAGCATGCCAAGCCGGAGGAACTGAAGGAGCTGGCAGTGACGCGGGAAAAGGTGGGGGGCATCAACCGGGAACTGGCCGCCATGCCCGCGCCGCAGGTGGTCTATGCCGGGACCGTGCACTACGGGACTGGCACGTTTACCGGGACGGGGCCTTCTGGCGGCAAACCCCGGCCCATTGCTCTGCTGAAGCGCGGGGATGTGAAGACACCGGACAAGCTGATGGCACCGGGCGGCATCGCGGCATTCGATGCTCTGGCGGGCAAGTTCGCCTGTGCCGATGCGGATGACGAAGGAGCCCGGCGGGTGGCTCTGGCGCAATGGATCACGAGCCGGGACAATGCCCTCTTTTGGCGCAGCATGGTGAACCGGGTCTGGCAGTATCACTTTGGCCGCGGTCTGGTGGATACGCCCAATGACTTCGGTCGCATGGGGGGCACGCCCAGCCATCCGGAATTGCTGGACTGGCTGGCGCGCACCTTCCGCGATGACTTGAAGGGTTCTGTGAAATCACTTCACAAGCTCATCGTCATGAGCCGCACCTACCGGCAGCAGAGTGATGCCACGCCGGACGTTGCAGAGCGGGCGACCACGGTGGATGCGGACAACCGGCTGCTCTGGCGGCAGAACCGGCGCAAGCTGGAGGCGGAGGCAGTGCGGGATGCCATCCTCTCCGTGAGCGGACGGCTGGATCTGACGATGGGCGGACCGTCGTTCCAGGACTTCGTGATCGAGAAGCCGGAGCACTCGCCGCACTATCAGTATCATCTGCATGATCCCAATGATCCGCGCAGCCATCGGCGCAGCATCTACCGCTTCATCGTGCGCAGCCAGCAGCAGCCCTTCATGACGGTGCTGGACTGCGCGGATCCCTCCATGCGGGTGGACAAGCGCAACGAGAGTCTTTCTCCGTTGCAGGCGCTGGCCATGCTCAACAACGGGCTGACGGTGGCGATGGCGGAGCACTTCGCTGGGCGGGTGACCAGGGAGGCAAAGGACCCTGATCAACAGGTGAGCCGTGCTTTTGTGCTGGCGCTGGGTCGCGAACCCACCGGCGAGGAGGTGACGGCACTGGTGTCTCACGCGACTCAACATGGCCTGCCCAACACCTGCCGCCTTATCTTGAACCTGAATGAGTTCACGTTCGTGGATTGA
- a CDS encoding DUF1501 domain-containing protein yields the protein MKKPSMLSPRTLSRRDLLAASGQGFGLLALGSLLQSESLHAKASAEGRAPMRAPRAKRVVQLFMAGAASHIDLFDYKPALIKHHGEASDFGEPVEAFQNGLGPWKKPVWDFKPYGGSGKMLSEAVAPLGACVDDMAFVHNLVGKTGVHSQGTLLQATGFNLPGFPGMGSWVSYGLGSLSENLPSFVVLPDHRGFASNGPKNWDAAFLPSQHAGTIIYPGAEVPIADLYPHKSGTYVSARSEVAGQDLLSRLNRQHAALHGGDPRLDSRIRSYELAAKMQLAAPEALDISGEPTRIKEMYGIQEHRKVWPTEINPAEEADCMGRKCLTARRLLERGVRFVQIWSGNDNGFPRRNWDSHEDVERDHGPLAWGMAKAVSALILDLKQRGLLEDTLILWTTEFGRMPSTQGGSGRDHNPYCFTNWLCGGGIQGGVTYGESDQWGYKPLDRDHPTQVYDIHATMLHLLGIDHERLTVRHNGIDRRLTDVHGHVIKEILG from the coding sequence ATGAAGAAGCCATCGATGTTATCACCAAGAACTCTGAGCCGCCGGGATCTGCTGGCGGCCAGTGGGCAGGGGTTCGGTCTGCTGGCGCTGGGATCGCTCCTGCAGAGTGAGTCGCTTCACGCAAAAGCGTCGGCAGAAGGGCGGGCACCCATGCGTGCCCCGCGGGCGAAGCGGGTGGTGCAGCTCTTCATGGCGGGGGCCGCGAGCCACATCGATCTTTTTGACTACAAGCCCGCGCTCATCAAGCACCACGGCGAAGCCTCGGACTTTGGCGAGCCGGTGGAGGCGTTTCAAAATGGTCTGGGTCCCTGGAAGAAGCCGGTGTGGGACTTCAAGCCCTACGGCGGAAGCGGCAAGATGCTGAGTGAGGCGGTGGCCCCGCTGGGGGCCTGCGTGGATGACATGGCGTTTGTGCACAATCTGGTGGGCAAGACAGGGGTGCACTCGCAGGGCACACTGCTCCAGGCCACGGGATTCAACCTGCCGGGATTTCCCGGCATGGGCTCGTGGGTGAGTTACGGACTGGGATCGCTTAGCGAGAACCTGCCCTCCTTTGTGGTGCTGCCGGATCATCGCGGGTTCGCTTCCAACGGGCCCAAGAACTGGGATGCGGCGTTCCTTCCTTCCCAGCATGCGGGCACCATCATCTATCCCGGTGCCGAGGTGCCCATTGCGGATCTCTATCCGCACAAGTCGGGAACTTATGTCAGCGCCCGGTCCGAGGTGGCGGGGCAGGATCTGTTAAGCCGCTTGAACCGTCAGCATGCGGCGCTGCATGGTGGGGACCCGCGTCTGGACTCCCGCATCCGCAGCTATGAACTGGCGGCGAAGATGCAACTGGCCGCCCCTGAGGCGCTCGATATCTCGGGCGAGCCTACGCGGATCAAGGAAATGTACGGCATCCAGGAGCATCGCAAGGTGTGGCCCACGGAGATCAATCCTGCCGAGGAGGCCGACTGCATGGGGCGCAAGTGTCTCACGGCGCGTCGCCTGCTGGAGCGCGGCGTCCGTTTTGTGCAGATCTGGAGCGGCAACGACAATGGCTTTCCACGACGCAACTGGGACAGCCATGAAGACGTCGAGCGGGATCATGGGCCGCTGGCTTGGGGCATGGCCAAGGCGGTGAGCGCCCTCATCCTGGATCTCAAACAACGTGGCCTGCTGGAGGATACACTGATCCTCTGGACCACCGAGTTTGGCCGTATGCCCTCCACGCAAGGCGGCTCAGGGCGGGATCACAATCCGTACTGTTTCACCAACTGGCTCTGCGGTGGCGGCATTCAGGGCGGCGTGACCTATGGCGAAAGCGATCAATGGGGCTACAAGCCGCTGGACCGGGATCACCCCACGCAGGTGTATGACATCCACGCCACCATGCTGCACCTGCTGGGCATCGATCACGAAAGACTGACCGTCCGCCACAACGGCATCGACCGCCGTCTGACCGACGTGCACGGCCATGTGATCAAGGAAATACTGGGGTGA
- a CDS encoding aspartate aminotransferase family protein: MGKEFNISPVNVPPVATKYRHIATALPHPDSLSTLERLRTLEPTSMRGMPPIVWERAEDIFVYDKYGNRWLDWSSGVLVTNAGHGVAEVRQAIIDQVNSGLLHNYVFPSEERAELVGLLASLAPAELNKVFLLTTGSEATECAIKLSRAHGIKVGGRGKIGIVGFERGFHGRTMGSQQAGGMAGQKNWIVNEDPAIINVPFPDGYWQQDVSFDCFLDSLAKQGMKPSDIAGVIMETYQGVGPDFAPVEYVAELAAWCRQHQIVLTFDEVQAGFGRTGKFWAFEHYGVTPDIICCGKGISSSLPLSAVLGKSEIMDQFGPGSMTSTHTGNPVCCAAATAAINKLLRDHLTENAAELEPVLLFGLEKIKAKHPLVVGHVSAKGLVAGMQTVKPGTSEPDHDLAHRIIELCYQRGLLLFAPVGAWGQTVKISPPLSIPQEALEEGLEVLAAATDQAIAEAAGVSATQLSLA, encoded by the coding sequence ATGGGCAAAGAGTTCAATATTTCACCAGTCAACGTCCCGCCAGTCGCGACCAAGTACCGTCACATCGCCACCGCTTTGCCCCATCCGGACTCCTTGTCCACCCTGGAGCGATTGCGAACGCTGGAACCCACGTCGATGCGCGGCATGCCGCCCATCGTCTGGGAGCGGGCCGAAGACATTTTTGTCTATGATAAATACGGCAACCGCTGGCTCGACTGGAGCAGCGGCGTGCTCGTGACGAATGCCGGCCACGGCGTGGCAGAGGTGCGGCAGGCCATCATTGACCAGGTGAACAGCGGGCTGCTTCATAACTACGTTTTCCCTAGCGAAGAACGTGCCGAACTGGTGGGCCTCCTTGCCTCACTTGCCCCGGCGGAGCTCAACAAGGTTTTCCTTCTCACCACCGGCTCAGAAGCCACCGAGTGCGCCATCAAACTCTCGCGCGCTCACGGCATCAAGGTCGGCGGTCGCGGCAAGATCGGCATCGTCGGCTTTGAACGCGGCTTCCACGGTCGCACCATGGGCTCCCAGCAGGCAGGCGGCATGGCCGGGCAGAAGAACTGGATCGTCAATGAAGATCCCGCCATCATCAATGTCCCCTTCCCCGATGGCTACTGGCAGCAGGATGTGTCATTTGACTGCTTCCTCGACTCGCTCGCCAAGCAGGGGATGAAGCCCTCAGACATCGCCGGCGTCATTATGGAGACCTATCAGGGCGTAGGCCCTGACTTCGCCCCGGTGGAGTACGTGGCCGAGCTCGCCGCCTGGTGCCGCCAGCATCAGATCGTGCTCACCTTCGACGAAGTGCAGGCCGGATTCGGTCGCACGGGCAAATTCTGGGCGTTCGAGCACTACGGCGTCACTCCAGACATCATCTGCTGCGGCAAGGGCATCAGCAGCTCCCTCCCCCTCTCGGCCGTCCTGGGTAAGAGCGAGATCATGGACCAGTTTGGCCCTGGCTCGATGACCAGCACCCACACCGGCAACCCAGTGTGCTGCGCCGCCGCCACCGCCGCGATCAACAAGCTCCTGCGTGACCACCTCACGGAAAATGCCGCCGAACTGGAGCCCGTCCTCCTCTTTGGGCTGGAGAAGATCAAGGCCAAGCACCCGCTCGTGGTCGGTCACGTCTCGGCCAAGGGGCTGGTCGCTGGCATGCAGACTGTGAAACCTGGCACCTCGGAGCCGGATCACGATCTGGCCCACCGCATCATCGAGCTGTGCTACCAGCGCGGCCTGCTCCTCTTCGCCCCGGTGGGTGCCTGGGGGCAGACGGTCAAGATTTCCCCGCCCCTCTCCATCCCGCAGGAAGCGCTGGAGGAGGGCTTGGAAGTTCTCGCCGCCGCCACCGATCAAGCCATTGCCGAGGCCGCCGGAGTCTCCGCGACCCAGCTCTCGCTGGCCTAG
- a CDS encoding AraC family transcriptional regulator, with protein sequence MLKSRGYRVVGDSLAPLTAGDLVLVGSNLPHVWHQDESAGRSRKAVHAIIIRFLDNFMGDDFLQRPELENVRQLLKRASRGLHFTGKTRNEVAERLRRLADNQGLPRVIELLSILDLLSHSKDVKSLASPQYAPELKGSDQGRMERAIRYIHGNLLETVDRDEAAAHASLSPGAFSRFFRTRTGKTLPQYVNELRIGRACSRLVEEDIKIADLALDCGFGNLANFNRQFQRVMGMTPKAYRREFQRNAVL encoded by the coding sequence GTGCTGAAGAGCCGTGGTTACAGGGTTGTAGGCGACAGCCTGGCTCCCTTGACCGCCGGTGATCTCGTCCTGGTCGGGTCAAATTTGCCCCACGTCTGGCATCAAGATGAGAGTGCTGGCCGTTCCCGAAAAGCGGTTCATGCCATCATCATCCGCTTTCTGGACAACTTCATGGGCGATGACTTTTTGCAAAGACCGGAGCTCGAAAACGTCCGTCAGCTGCTCAAACGGGCGAGTCGCGGACTGCATTTCACCGGAAAAACCCGGAACGAGGTGGCGGAGCGTTTGCGCCGTCTGGCGGACAATCAGGGCCTGCCCCGTGTGATTGAGCTGTTGAGCATTCTGGACCTGCTGTCCCACTCGAAGGACGTGAAGTCCCTGGCCAGCCCGCAGTATGCGCCAGAACTCAAGGGATCTGACCAGGGGAGGATGGAGCGGGCGATCCGCTACATTCATGGGAATCTCCTGGAGACGGTGGACCGCGACGAAGCCGCCGCTCACGCCAGCCTCAGCCCCGGGGCCTTCAGCCGGTTCTTCCGCACCCGCACTGGCAAGACCCTGCCGCAGTATGTGAATGAGTTGCGCATTGGACGCGCCTGCTCCCGCCTGGTGGAGGAGGATATCAAGATTGCAGATCTCGCCCTGGATTGCGGGTTTGGGAATCTGGCGAATTTCAACCGCCAATTCCAGCGCGTGATGGGGATGACGCCGAAGGCGTACCGGCGGGAGTTCCAGAGGAATGCTGTTTTGTAG
- a CDS encoding OsmC family protein, whose protein sequence is MSEHKAFILWENTSAEGEFTKGRYSREHTWKFDGGVTVPASPSPSVVRPPFSNPDCVDPEEAFVAAISSCHMLTYLFLAGRKGFQVERYQDEAVGVMTKNDTGVPWVSHITLNVRIQYGPNAPSPEEEDHLHHEAHEQCYIANSVKTEILVKPVTP, encoded by the coding sequence ATGTCCGAACACAAAGCCTTCATCCTGTGGGAAAACACCAGTGCCGAGGGAGAGTTCACCAAGGGACGCTATTCGCGGGAGCACACCTGGAAATTCGACGGCGGCGTCACCGTCCCGGCCTCACCCTCGCCTTCCGTGGTGCGCCCGCCGTTCTCCAATCCCGACTGCGTGGACCCGGAGGAAGCCTTTGTCGCCGCCATCTCCAGCTGCCACATGCTGACCTATCTCTTCCTCGCGGGGCGAAAAGGCTTCCAGGTTGAGCGCTATCAAGATGAAGCCGTCGGCGTCATGACCAAGAACGACACTGGGGTCCCCTGGGTCAGCCACATCACCCTGAACGTCCGCATCCAGTACGGCCCCAACGCCCCGTCACCCGAAGAGGAAGACCACCTCCATCACGAGGCTCACGAGCAGTGCTACATCGCCAACTCCGTGAAGACGGAGATTTTGGTGAAGCCGGTGACTCCGTAA